The Erigeron canadensis isolate Cc75 chromosome 4, C_canadensis_v1, whole genome shotgun sequence genome window below encodes:
- the LOC122595403 gene encoding uncharacterized protein LOC122595403, which produces MAHYAIQQDVRDTASSSRTYTRHDDRGESHNRLFRDYFAEESKFNETFFRQWFRMSRWGFSALQRCTSAVRKLGYGSNPDSLDDYLNMSERSSRDTLNAFCVGVVKLYRHEYLRRPTRTDTQRILDHRASYHGFPGMLGSLDCTHWAWDNCPVAWRGQYTRGDHHKPTISLEAVASQDYGTAPLVHCTVNGIEYQYPYYLVDEIYPRYAMFVKTISHPTGEKRIRYAKTQEAARKDVE; this is translated from the exons ATGGCGCATTATGCGATTCAACAAGATGTCCGTGATACTGCCTCCTCTTCAAGAACGTATACAAGACACGACGATCGTGGTGAGTCTCACAACCGTCTTTTTCGAGATTACTTTGCCGAGGAATCGAaatttaatgagactttttttagacAATGGTTTCGTATGAGTAGATGGGGGTTTTCGGCTTTACAGAGATGCACATCTGCAGTTCGCAAGTTAGGATACGGTAGTAATCCCGACAGTTTAGATGATTACCTAAATATGTCGGAAAGATCGTCACGTGACACCCTTAATGCTTTTTGTGTTGGAGTCGTTAAGTTATATCGGCATGAATATTTGCGTAGGCCAACGCGTACCGATACGCAACGCATTCTTGATCATCGTGCGTCTTATCATGGTTTCCCCGGCATGTTAG ggagtcttgattgtacacactggGCTTGGGATAATTGTCCAGTAGCTTGGCGTGGCCAGTATACGCGAGGTGATCATCACAAGCCGACGATATCGCTTGAAGCAGTTGCATCACAGGATT ACGGCACAGCACCGTTGGTTCATTGCACTGTAAATGGAATCGAATATCAATACCCGTATTATCTCGTGGATGAGATCTACCCAAGATATGCGATGTTTGTGAAAACGATTTCCCATCCAACCGGTGAGAAAAGGATTCGATATGCTAAGACACAAGAGGCTGCAAGGAAGGATGTGGAGTGA